The Deltaproteobacteria bacterium sequence GTATTAAAGAATACCGTCAAAGATAATACCCGTCCTGTTGAAGACACCACGGCCCAGCTTCAGCAACTTGCCCAGAAGGTTCGTAAAGAGGATCTGCTGAGTCTTGAAAACGAGCATATTGAAGACCCATTCATGGCACGCGCAGTGCGCTTGGCGGTGGATGGCGTGCCGGTCGACACGATACGGGCGACGCTATCAGATGAGTTGACAACGCTTAAAGGTCGCCATTCAGGGGCGCAAGACATCCTGACGTTTACGGGTACGATGGGGCCGGCCTTTGGTATGATTGGTACCTTGATTGGTTTGGTTCAGATGCTTCAGGCTCTCGATGATCCGTCAAGTATTGGTCCAGCAATGGCGGTGGCACTTCTAACGACACTCTATGGCGCGATTATCGCCAACTGTTTTGCGATTCCACTGGCCGAGAAATTGGCTCAGCGAACCGCGGTAGAAACACAGAATATGCGACTTATCATTGAAGGTATCGACTCGATAGTGAAGGGCGAGAACGTCATGATTACGAAAGAGAAGCTTGAAGCCTTTCTTTCACCGCTTGAACGAGCAGGCGGTAAAAAAGCTGAGGAGGCTCCTGCGGCTTAA is a genomic window containing:
- a CDS encoding motility protein A, with the protein product MDLGTVIGLVLGQLLIVGSILIGGSLMTFVNAPSIIIVVGGVLSAILTAFPLPDVINMIKVLKNTVKDNTRPVEDTTAQLQQLAQKVRKEDLLSLENEHIEDPFMARAVRLAVDGVPVDTIRATLSDELTTLKGRHSGAQDILTFTGTMGPAFGMIGTLIGLVQMLQALDDPSSIGPAMAVALLTTLYGAIIANCFAIPLAEKLAQRTAVETQNMRLIIEGIDSIVKGENVMITKEKLEAFLSPLERAGGKKAEEAPAA